The nucleotide sequence ACATCGTGGTGCATTCGCTCACGAAGTTCCTCGGCGGCCACGGAACGTCGATCGGCGGCGTCATTGTCGACGGCGGCAACTTCGATTGGGGCAACGGCCGATTCCCCAACTTCTCCGAGCCCGACGAAAGCTACCACGGCCTGAATCACTGGGAGACCTTCGGGAATTTCCCCGGGCTCGGCAACGTCGCGTTCATTCTCAAGGCCCGGCTGCAACTGCTGCGCGACATCGGCGCGTCGCTCTCGCCCTTCAACGCGTTCCTGATTCTGCAGGGCATCGAAACGCTCCATCTTCGCATGCAACGCCACAGCGAGAACGCGCTCGAACTCGCCAAGTGGCTCGAACAGCACCGCGGCGTGAACTGGGCGAGCTACCCCGGCCTGCCAAGTCACCCCTCATACGAAACCGCCCGCCGGTATCACCGACATGGCTACGGCGCGATCCTTGGCTTCGGGATCAAGGGCGGCTTCGACGCGGGGCGCAAACTCATCAACTCGGTCAAGCTCTTTTCGCATCTGGCCAACGTGGGCGACGCCAAGTCGCTCATCATCCATCCTGCCAGCACGACGCACCAGCAACTGCGTCCCGAGGAGCAGATCGCGACCGGCGTGACGCCCGACTACGTACGCCTGTCCGTCGGCCTCGAACACATCGATGACCTCATGGACGATCTGGAGCAGGCGTTCCGCCAACTCTGATCCGCCATCGAAGCGAAAAGAGCGTTCCGACTTCGGGGCGCTCTTTTTCCATCTTGAGCGACGGCGCATGCGCGGATATCGTCGCAACGTGAGCACGAGTTACCCGACCCGCACTGTGTGGATGGGCCCGCCGGCAACAACGCCGGCGCGACGCATCGTCTCGCTCGTCCCCAGTCTCACCGAAGCGGTCTTTCAGATTGGCGTGGCGGACCGCCTCGTCGCGCGAACGGAGTACTGCGTTCGTCCGCGCGGATTGGTCGATGCGATCGAATCGGTCGGCGGAACGAAGAATCCCAAAACCGCGCGCATCGGCGAACTCGCGCCCGACATCATCCTCGCGAACAAGGAAGAAAATCGACAGAAGCACATCGAGGATCTCGCGCGCGACTTTCCCGTCTGGCTCACCGACCCCGTCGGTCCCGGCGACGTGCCCGCGCTGTGGGAGGAACTCGGCGACCTGGTGGGGCGACCCGAAGTCGGCGAGCGTTTTGCGCGCGATACGACCACCGCCATCGACGCCGCGAGGAACGCCTCCACGAAGCTTACGCGTTGTCCGCGCTTCGTCTATTTCGTGTGGAAAGACCCGTGGATGGTCGCCGGGCACGAGACGTACATTTCGAATCTGCTGTGCGCGTGCGGATTCGAAAACGCCCTCGATGCGCGGCACTCGCGCTTTCCGGTTCTGACTCCGGAAGAGATTTCGTCCGTTCAGCGGGACGTGACGATCTACTCGTCCGAACCATACAACTTCGAGCTGCCGCGCGACCTGATCGACGGCGCAATTGCGGAGTCCGTGGACGATGGGTGGTATCGAACGGACGCTGGACTCGCCCTCTTCGTCGATGCCGAGCCGCTGTCCTGGTATCCGTCGCTCACCGTCGAAGGTCTTGCGTACGCGTCGAAGCTCGCGACGCGCGCGGCTTCGCTCATCTCATGAACGCCTCGCCACGAATCTCGGTCGTCATTCCCTGCTACAACATGGGCGCATTCGTCGGCGAGGCCGTGGAAAGCGCCCTCGCGCAGGGCAGCGGCGAGGTCGAGGTCGTCGTCGTGGACGACGGATCTAATGACGGCGAAACCCCCGAAGCGATCGACGCCCTGGCTCGCCGCGTGCCGATTCGCGTGATCCGCACGGCGAATCGCGGACTCGCCGCGGCCCGCAACGAAGGCGTCCGAAACTCGACCAGCGATCGGATCGCGTTTCTCGACGCCGATGACCGATTCGCCCCGGGCGCGCTCGAAGCGATGGACCGCGCGTTGTCGGCGCACGCCGATGCCGCGTACGTCTACGGCCATACGCGCACGTTCGGCGATCGCGACGAGATCTGGCATCGCGGCGAGTTCAACTTTTTTCATCTGCTGTACGCCAACGAATTCGAGCCCGCCGTGATGATTCGCCGTGAAGCGCTGAATCGCGTCGGCGGATTTCGCGCGGTCGGTCCGGTACCCGGCGTTGAAGACTGGGACCTATGGCTGCGCCTCGGCGCATTGGGTCTGTTCGGTCGACGCGTCGACGCCGTTACGCTCGAATACCGCATCCGCCCCGGCTCGATGGTCGCGGCGATCAAGGCGCGGTGGGACGAAACCGTCGCCGCGATTCGGGCGGCGAACGCTGATCTGTTTTCACCGGAGCAGATACTGGACTTGAAGCGGCTTTGGTCGCCGGGGGTCTGTGTGGTCGTGCCCGATGCGATTGGCGCCTCCGCGATGATGACGGTACTGGAGAGAACGTACCCGGACATCGAGATCCGGGACCGGGACGGGCGCCGTATCCGACCGAACAGCGGCGAGCTTCCGGACGGCGCTTCGTCGCGCGCTTCGCACGTCATACACCTCGAATCGCTCCACACACGGGGCGTACGTTCGGCATTCCAGCGCGTGAGACAGAGCGAGTGGGATTGGCCCATTTCGCGGACGCCGACGCCGGACCGCATGGAGTCGGCGAAGCGTCACGCGGCACCCATCTGGTGGCGGACCAGACTTCCCCGGGATGTGGACGACCTCGACGGACCGATCGCGCGGGTTCAGCTATTCATGCGTCGTTTGCGTGCGAGCGGCGAACGTGAATGGTCGGCGTTCGGCGCGGGACTGTTTGCGGAGCGCGTCTTGAGCCGAGTGACACACGCAGCACGTCCCGTCGCCATCTATGACGACTTCGCGCGGGAAAGATCCATTCAGGGCGTGCCGGTCCTTCGTCCCAACGCCTCGGCCCCGCCCTCGTCGCGCGTGCTCATCTTTAGCGATCTCTACGCGCGAGAAATCTTCCGGCGTGCGACCGACCTTTGGCCGGACCGCGCGGATCGGATTCACGCGCTCGATTTCTGATCGCTACTTCGAGAACACCACCCACGACGACATCTGAATCGTCGCGCCGCCGGGATACGGTTCGTCGTTGTAGAGGCCCTCGTAGTCGAAGGTCGCCGTTTCGCCGGCCGTCACCGCCGCGGTGACATCGGTCGTCACGACCTGCACCTCTTTGCCGGGGCACCAGCCGCTGCGTCCGTACCACCAGGTGCCGAACTGGTTGGGCACGGTTCCTTCGTCCGTCTTGTCCATGCAGTCGGTCGCCGTGCCCGCTTTCGGGAACTCGATCACGTACTCCTCGCCGTTGACGAAGAACGTGTGCGCGGTGTCGCAAAACTCTGCGCAGTTGCCGGGGCTCGCGCCGCCGTGGCCGGTGATCATCGTCGCGAGTTCCACCTTCGCCGCGTCGTTCGGCACATCGATGTCCGTCGGCGTATACGCATCGTTGTAATCGGGATCAAAATCGCCGCCCGCGAACAGGAACACGCTCTCGTCGGGCCGTTCGGGTTTGCCCTGATTCGACAGGCGAAGCGTCAGCGTCACGTCGTAAGGCTGCTGCGTATAGAAGGCGAACATGCGCTCGCCGCCATCCGCGATGAGCGGCAAGAGCGCGCTGACGTCATGCACCCATCGGCCTTCGCGGTGATAGGTCGTGATCCAACGGCCGAACTCCGTGGTGCACGTCGCTTCGTCGTCGGTGTCGCACAGGTAGAGCCAGTTGATGTAGTCCCACGCGGGGCAGTCACCAAATTCACCATCGCCCACGCACCCCAGGTACAGATCCAGCTCCGCCGTGTCGAAATCCGCCATCTCGCCGGCGGTCGGCAGCGTGACGGTCGCGTATCCGCGCACCCCCGCCCAGCCGGGATCGGAGAGTTCCTCGTTGTCGAAAAGCGTGACTTCCGTCGCACCGTCGGCGTCCATGCGATCCGCGCGGTCGGACTCGAAGTTGTAATAGACCGCCTCGTTCGCGGCCATCGACAGATTGGGCGCGAACCATCCCACGCCGCCATCGAATCGGT is from Deltaproteobacteria bacterium and encodes:
- a CDS encoding homocysteine synthase, whose protein sequence is MSETLRPESLALHAGQMSDPTTNARAVPIYQTSSYVFNDSDHAANLFGLKEFGNIYTRIMNPTTDVLEKRIAALEGGSGALATASGQAASTLALLNIAHAGDEIASSASLYGGTYNLFRHTLPKMGITVRFVDPSKPENFTAAVNAKTKAVFAETVGNPKLDTLDIEAVAKVTAAAGVPLVIDNTLPSPYLVNPLKHGANIVVHSLTKFLGGHGTSIGGVIVDGGNFDWGNGRFPNFSEPDESYHGLNHWETFGNFPGLGNVAFILKARLQLLRDIGASLSPFNAFLILQGIETLHLRMQRHSENALELAKWLEQHRGVNWASYPGLPSHPSYETARRYHRHGYGAILGFGIKGGFDAGRKLINSVKLFSHLANVGDAKSLIIHPASTTHQQLRPEEQIATGVTPDYVRLSVGLEHIDDLMDDLEQAFRQL
- a CDS encoding ABC transporter substrate-binding protein, with translation MRGYRRNVSTSYPTRTVWMGPPATTPARRIVSLVPSLTEAVFQIGVADRLVARTEYCVRPRGLVDAIESVGGTKNPKTARIGELAPDIILANKEENRQKHIEDLARDFPVWLTDPVGPGDVPALWEELGDLVGRPEVGERFARDTTTAIDAARNASTKLTRCPRFVYFVWKDPWMVAGHETYISNLLCACGFENALDARHSRFPVLTPEEISSVQRDVTIYSSEPYNFELPRDLIDGAIAESVDDGWYRTDAGLALFVDAEPLSWYPSLTVEGLAYASKLATRAASLIS
- a CDS encoding glycosyltransferase, with the translated sequence MNASPRISVVIPCYNMGAFVGEAVESALAQGSGEVEVVVVDDGSNDGETPEAIDALARRVPIRVIRTANRGLAAARNEGVRNSTSDRIAFLDADDRFAPGALEAMDRALSAHADAAYVYGHTRTFGDRDEIWHRGEFNFFHLLYANEFEPAVMIRREALNRVGGFRAVGPVPGVEDWDLWLRLGALGLFGRRVDAVTLEYRIRPGSMVAAIKARWDETVAAIRAANADLFSPEQILDLKRLWSPGVCVVVPDAIGASAMMTVLERTYPDIEIRDRDGRRIRPNSGELPDGASSRASHVIHLESLHTRGVRSAFQRVRQSEWDWPISRTPTPDRMESAKRHAAPIWWRTRLPRDVDDLDGPIARVQLFMRRLRASGEREWSAFGAGLFAERVLSRVTHAARPVAIYDDFARERSIQGVPVLRPNASAPPSSRVLIFSDLYAREIFRRATDLWPDRADRIHALDF